Proteins co-encoded in one Acidobacteriota bacterium genomic window:
- the rph gene encoding ribonuclease PH, which yields MSAAPPQVFRPDSRAADSLRTIRITPGFIAMAEGSVLIESGNTRVLCNASIEQGVPAWLRNSGRGWVTAEYGMLPRATLTRTPREAERGKIGGRTHEIQRLIGRSLRSVVDMKALGERTVVLDCDVLQADGGTRTAAITGAAVALAIALQKLVAAGTLKASPLRQMVAATSVGIVDGNVLLDLCYEEDSRATVDMNVVMLATGGLVETQATAEKDSYSRQQLNEMLDYAEKGIRELFAAQQAAIIAST from the coding sequence ATGTCCGCTGCACCACCTCAAGTCTTCCGCCCCGACTCCCGCGCCGCCGACTCCCTCCGCACCATCCGCATCACTCCCGGCTTCATTGCCATGGCCGAGGGCTCCGTGCTCATCGAGTCCGGCAACACCCGCGTCCTCTGCAACGCCTCCATCGAGCAGGGCGTCCCCGCCTGGCTGCGCAACTCCGGCCGCGGCTGGGTCACGGCCGAGTACGGCATGCTTCCCCGCGCCACCCTCACCCGCACCCCGCGCGAGGCCGAGCGCGGCAAGATCGGCGGCCGCACCCACGAGATTCAGCGCCTCATCGGGCGCAGCCTCCGCTCCGTCGTCGACATGAAGGCCCTCGGCGAGCGCACCGTCGTCCTCGACTGCGACGTCCTCCAGGCCGACGGAGGCACGCGCACCGCCGCCATCACCGGAGCCGCTGTCGCTCTCGCCATCGCGCTCCAGAAGCTCGTCGCCGCCGGAACCCTCAAGGCCTCGCCGCTGCGCCAGATGGTCGCCGCCACCTCCGTCGGCATCGTCGACGGCAACGTGCTGCTCGACCTCTGCTACGAAGAAGACTCCCGCGCGACCGTCGACATGAACGTCGTCATGCTCGCCACCGGAGGCCTTGTAGAAACCCAGGCCACCGCCGAAAAGGACTCTTACTCGCGCCAGCAGTTGAACGAGATGCTCGACTACGCCGAAAAAGGCATCCGTGAGCTGTTTGCCGCACAACAGGCCGCCATCATTGCCTCCACCTAG
- the lepB gene encoding signal peptidase I has product MTKHDKDKRATGFQELASLCSTLAVWLFVMSFLFQNFVIPSASMANTLLVGDHVLVERVSLAPSSSLAPFIPYGDLKRDEPIVFFRPAPNAQGDHDILVKRVIGLPGDRIHLRHGVVYRNGMALHEPYAAMPNSSNYDPYNDDFPALPASEGRDVLATWSVDLPTHIQGEDLVVPSGCYFMMGDNRTNSFDSRYWGLVPRSNLIGRPLFVYWSFEMPEDEMYKTSLTERASATLHTALHFFDETRWSRTLHRIQ; this is encoded by the coding sequence ATGACAAAGCACGACAAAGACAAACGCGCCACCGGCTTTCAGGAGCTGGCCTCCCTCTGCTCCACACTTGCCGTATGGCTCTTTGTCATGAGCTTTCTCTTTCAGAACTTCGTCATTCCCTCCGCCTCCATGGCCAACACCCTGCTGGTGGGCGACCACGTCCTTGTGGAGCGCGTCTCCCTCGCGCCCTCCTCCTCCCTGGCGCCCTTTATCCCCTACGGCGATCTTAAGCGCGACGAACCCATCGTCTTCTTTCGTCCCGCACCCAACGCTCAGGGCGACCATGACATCCTCGTCAAACGGGTCATAGGCCTTCCCGGTGATCGCATCCACCTTCGCCATGGCGTTGTCTACCGAAACGGCATGGCGTTGCACGAGCCCTACGCCGCTATGCCCAACTCAAGCAACTACGATCCCTACAATGACGACTTTCCAGCCCTTCCCGCCAGCGAAGGACGCGATGTCCTTGCCACATGGTCCGTCGATCTTCCCACTCACATTCAAGGCGAGGATCTCGTCGTCCCGTCCGGTTGCTACTTCATGATGGGAGACAACCGCACCAACAGCTTCGACAGCCGCTACTGGGGTCTCGTCCCCCGCAGCAACCTCATCGGCCGCCCACTCTTTGTCTATTGGTCTTTCGAAATGCCCGAAGACGAAATGTACAAAACGTCTCTCACCGAAAGGGCCAGCGCAACCCTGCACACCGCGCTACACTTCTTCGACGAAACACGATGGAGCCGCACTCTCCACCGCATCCAGTAG
- a CDS encoding RNA polymerase sigma factor: MFNGWLHHRFQKDSDTEVVLAAQQGSSDAIAALYGRHSPLVYRFVLRLSRDTATAEEITQEVFLALLRHTERYDPSQASLSTWLCAIARRQLWRHFERNQRFVPFDSADDHLEPTSPDDGPDELLSRAEAIAIIRAGLDSLPLLLKEVIVLCELEELTYQQASLILAVPIGTVRSRLHRAKARLTTLLRTSTENQPL; the protein is encoded by the coding sequence ATGTTTAACGGCTGGCTCCATCATCGTTTCCAGAAGGACTCCGACACTGAGGTCGTCCTTGCTGCGCAACAAGGGTCCTCCGATGCCATCGCCGCTCTTTACGGTAGACATAGCCCTCTCGTCTACCGCTTCGTCCTTCGTCTCAGCCGTGACACTGCCACAGCGGAGGAGATCACCCAGGAGGTCTTCCTCGCTCTGCTTCGCCACACCGAGCGCTACGACCCCAGCCAGGCCTCGCTTTCCACCTGGCTCTGCGCCATAGCCCGCCGGCAGCTCTGGCGCCACTTTGAGCGCAACCAGCGTTTTGTCCCTTTCGATTCCGCAGACGATCACCTCGAACCCACCTCCCCCGACGACGGCCCAGATGAACTCCTCTCCCGCGCCGAAGCTATTGCCATCATCCGGGCCGGACTTGATTCACTCCCGCTCCTGCTCAAAGAGGTCATCGTCCTCTGCGAGCTCGAAGAGCTCACCTACCAACAAGCCTCCCTTATCCTCGCCGTGCCCATTGGAACCGTACGTTCACGTCTGCATCGCGCCAAGGCCAGACTCACCACCCTCCTGCGCACCTCTACGGAGAACCAGCCATTATGA
- a CDS encoding tagatose 1,6-diphosphate aldolase, which translates to MSKLTPGKLAGLKAVSDSRGVIAAAAMDQRGSLQKSLAKERGAAANGQDLEEFKVQVTDVLTRHASAILLDPEFGLPASKERNKAGLLLAYEKTGYDAATPGRLPDLLDVWSVRRLKEAGADCIKILLYYTPYEKSAINDHKHAWVERIGDECLAHDIPFFLETVGYDAEGGDEKSLAYARKKPEVVSGSMAEFGKDRYNVDVLKVEVPVEMSFVEGTKAFKGERAYTRAEALQHFRDAETMTHKPFIYLSAGVSNPVFIETLELAAESGTRFNGVLCGRATWKDGIPIFAKQGAKAFRQWLETTGVENINNVNNALKAASPWYLKFGVKSLAELG; encoded by the coding sequence ATGTCGAAGCTGACACCAGGGAAACTCGCAGGACTCAAGGCTGTATCCGACTCGCGCGGCGTCATCGCCGCCGCCGCCATGGACCAGCGCGGCTCGCTTCAGAAGTCACTCGCCAAGGAGCGCGGTGCCGCCGCCAACGGTCAGGATCTCGAGGAGTTCAAGGTCCAGGTCACCGACGTCCTCACCCGGCACGCCTCCGCCATCCTGCTCGACCCAGAGTTCGGTCTCCCCGCCTCCAAGGAGCGCAACAAAGCCGGGCTCCTGCTTGCCTATGAGAAGACCGGATACGACGCCGCCACTCCCGGCCGCCTGCCCGACCTGCTCGACGTCTGGAGCGTTCGCCGCCTGAAGGAAGCAGGCGCCGACTGCATCAAGATCCTTCTCTACTACACGCCGTACGAGAAGAGCGCCATCAACGACCACAAGCATGCCTGGGTCGAGCGTATCGGCGACGAGTGCCTCGCCCACGACATCCCCTTCTTCCTCGAGACCGTGGGATACGATGCCGAGGGCGGCGACGAAAAGTCTCTGGCCTACGCCAGGAAGAAGCCCGAGGTCGTCTCCGGCTCCATGGCCGAGTTCGGCAAGGACCGTTACAACGTCGATGTGCTCAAGGTCGAGGTTCCAGTCGAGATGTCCTTTGTTGAAGGAACAAAGGCCTTCAAGGGCGAGCGAGCCTACACCCGCGCAGAGGCATTGCAGCACTTCCGCGATGCCGAAACCATGACGCACAAGCCTTTCATCTATCTCTCAGCCGGAGTCTCGAACCCTGTCTTCATCGAGACCCTCGAACTGGCAGCCGAGTCGGGAACCAGGTTCAACGGCGTCCTCTGCGGCCGTGCGACCTGGAAGGACGGCATCCCGATCTTCGCCAAGCAGGGCGCCAAGGCCTTCCGGCAGTGGCTGGAGACCACCGGCGTGGAGAACATCAACAACGTCAACAACGCCCTCAAGGCCGCAAGCCCGTGGTACCTCAAGTTCGGCGTCAAGAGCCTTGCCGAGCTGGGCTGA